The proteins below come from a single Plutella xylostella chromosome 2, ilPluXylo3.1, whole genome shotgun sequence genomic window:
- the LOC105387179 gene encoding uncharacterized protein LOC105387179 has protein sequence MSSASVTSSKREKETADLVQELESVRAMNNGLRSYLEHIRTFKENLQGVHKNCKQLNKINSQWIDVLSHTQTDASSNQNV, from the exons ATGTCGAGCGCCTCAGTTACATCTTCCAAACGagag AAAGAAACAGCAGACCTAGTCCAGGAGTTGGAGTCAGTAAGAGCGATGAACAACGGTCTCCGCTCGTACCTGGAGCATATCCGGACCTTCAAGGAAAACCTACAGGGTGTCCATAAGAACTGCAAGCAACTGAACAAAATCAACTCCCAATGGATAGATGTTTTGAGCCATACACAGACAGATGCGAGCAGTAATCAGAATGTTTGA